A stretch of Bacillus pseudomycoides DNA encodes these proteins:
- a CDS encoding heavy metal-binding domain-containing protein, translating into MIVTTTSTIQGKEIIEYIGIVNGEAIMGANIVRDLFASVRDVVGGRSGAYESKLKEARDIAMEEMKTLAQQKGANAIVGIDVDYEVVREGMLMVAVSGTAVRV; encoded by the coding sequence ATGATCGTAACAACAACTTCTACTATCCAAGGGAAAGAAATTATCGAGTATATTGGTATTGTGAACGGTGAAGCAATTATGGGGGCGAATATTGTCCGTGATTTATTCGCTTCTGTTCGTGACGTTGTCGGTGGTCGTTCTGGCGCGTATGAAAGTAAATTAAAAGAAGCACGCGATATCGCGATGGAAGAGATGAAAACTCTTGCCCAGCAAAAAGGTGCGAATGCAATTGTTGGCATTGACGTGGACTATGAGGTAGTTCGCGAAGGGATGTTAATGGTTGCGGTAAGTGGAACAGCTGTCCGTGTATAA
- a CDS encoding PDZ domain-containing protein, which produces MVVKQFVEAWSFEIMRAVGRFFLHPAAYVFLISSIFVGYLRILRERKDFSFKVYDVWFELRTSLFAGVGYGFVVSIITVGAGLVLSQASIWMILIWTLVFGLAAGYRYLSSAYTFGVAIVAALISSKLPISFLQFGEGEESTISSLAILLGLMLVVEGLLISKNAVRYSTPKMRKGKRGSNIGLHESKRLWLVPIFILVPGDAVTQFVSWWPVVSVGSQTYSIFLVPFLIGFMRTIRSEEPTAALLFTGRRIFGLATIVLVLGVVSYWWLVVAILAMGVAVLGRFTIAIRERIADETRPAYFAARDDGLVVLGIIPNTVGAELDLKPGEVITKVNGIIPKTAEEFYDALQSKTTGAFCKLEVLDTNNELRLAQTALYAGGHHELGIVFVEQDHKWDTEAV; this is translated from the coding sequence ATGGTGGTGAAGCAGTTCGTGGAGGCGTGGTCTTTTGAGATAATGCGAGCAGTTGGGCGTTTTTTCTTACATCCTGCTGCCTATGTGTTTTTGATAAGTAGCATTTTTGTTGGATACTTACGTATATTACGGGAACGAAAAGATTTTTCTTTTAAAGTATATGATGTTTGGTTTGAATTACGAACATCCCTATTTGCAGGAGTTGGATATGGATTCGTTGTATCCATCATAACAGTTGGAGCTGGGTTAGTTCTGTCGCAAGCAAGTATATGGATGATTTTAATTTGGACACTTGTATTTGGACTAGCTGCTGGGTATAGATATTTATCTTCTGCTTATACATTTGGTGTGGCAATTGTAGCAGCTTTAATATCTTCTAAACTCCCAATCTCTTTTTTACAGTTTGGAGAAGGAGAAGAGAGTACGATTTCATCACTTGCCATTTTACTTGGCTTGATGCTAGTTGTAGAAGGACTATTAATTTCAAAAAATGCAGTGCGATATTCAACGCCAAAAATGCGAAAAGGAAAGCGCGGTTCAAATATTGGATTGCATGAATCAAAGCGTTTATGGCTCGTGCCAATTTTTATTTTGGTGCCGGGAGATGCTGTTACACAATTTGTTTCGTGGTGGCCAGTCGTTTCTGTTGGCTCGCAAACATATTCTATATTCCTTGTTCCGTTTTTAATTGGTTTTATGCGAACGATTAGAAGTGAGGAACCGACGGCAGCGTTATTGTTTACAGGAAGACGTATATTTGGATTAGCGACTATTGTTCTTGTTTTAGGAGTGGTCAGTTATTGGTGGCTTGTTGTAGCTATTCTTGCGATGGGAGTTGCAGTGCTTGGGCGCTTTACGATTGCAATTAGAGAACGGATAGCTGATGAAACACGTCCAGCGTACTTTGCAGCGCGTGATGATGGATTAGTTGTATTAGGTATCATTCCGAATACAGTCGGTGCAGAACTAGATTTGAAGCCCGGAGAGGTTATTACGAAAGTAAACGGTATAATTCCTAAGACTGCAGAGGAATTTTATGATGCGCTTCAGTCTAAGACGACAGGGGCATTTTGTAAATTAGAAGTGCTTGATACAAATAATGAGCTTCGCCTTGCTCAAACTGCATTATATGCAGGTGGACACCATGAATTGGGTATTGTGTTTGTAGAGCAGGATCATAAGTGGGATACGGAAGCAGTGTAA
- the ftsX gene encoding permease-like cell division protein FtsX translates to MKNKTLSRHLREGVKNLSRNGWMTFASVSAVTVTLLLVGVFLTAIMNMNHFATKVEQDVEIRVHIDPAAKEADQKKLEEDLSEISKVDSVKYSSKEEELKRLIKSLGDSGKTFELFEQDNPLKNVFIVKAKEPTDTATIAKKIEKMQFVSTVQYGKGQVEKLFDTVNTGRNIGILLIAGLLFTAMFLISNTIKITIYARSTEIEIMKLVGATNWFIRWPFLLEGLFLGVLGSILPIVVILSTYNSLQGMFNQKLGGTIFELLPYSPFVFQLSGLLVLIGALIGMWGSVMSIRRFLKV, encoded by the coding sequence ATGAAGAATAAAACCCTTAGTCGACATTTACGAGAAGGTGTAAAAAATCTATCCCGTAATGGGTGGATGACGTTTGCTTCTGTAAGTGCAGTAACAGTTACATTATTACTTGTAGGTGTCTTTTTAACAGCGATTATGAATATGAACCACTTCGCAACGAAAGTGGAGCAAGATGTAGAAATTCGTGTACACATTGATCCAGCGGCGAAAGAAGCGGATCAAAAGAAATTGGAAGAAGATCTTAGCGAAATTTCAAAAGTAGATTCTGTTAAATATTCTTCTAAAGAAGAAGAGTTAAAACGTTTGATTAAAAGCTTAGGTGACAGCGGAAAAACGTTTGAGTTATTTGAGCAAGATAATCCACTTAAAAACGTATTTATTGTAAAAGCGAAAGAACCAACAGATACAGCTACAATTGCGAAAAAAATTGAAAAAATGCAATTTGTAAGTACAGTTCAATATGGTAAAGGTCAAGTTGAAAAATTATTTGATACAGTGAACACAGGCCGTAATATTGGGATTTTGTTAATTGCTGGTCTATTATTCACAGCAATGTTCTTAATCTCTAACACAATCAAAATTACAATTTATGCACGAAGCACGGAGATTGAAATTATGAAACTTGTAGGTGCGACAAACTGGTTTATCCGTTGGCCGTTCTTATTAGAAGGTTTATTCTTAGGTGTACTTGGTTCAATTCTCCCAATTGTTGTAATTTTATCTACTTATAATTCGCTTCAAGGTATGTTTAACCAGAAGCTTGGAGGAACGATTTTCGAACTTCTTCCATATAGTCCGTTTGTATTCCAACTTTCCGGTTTATTAGTGTTAATTGGTGCATTAATCGGTATGTGGGGAAGTGTAATGTCAATTCGTCGCTTCTTAAAAGTATAA
- the ftsE gene encoding cell division ATP-binding protein FtsE produces MIKMTNVYKEYPNGMKAIDGLTVNIKQGEFVYVVGPSGAGKSTFIKMMYREEKPTTGSINVNGLVIETLAERDVPYFRRQLGVIFQDFKLLPKLTVYENVAFALEVIEEEPDAIRERVTEVLGLVGLDDRADALPNELSGGEQQRVAIARAIVNKPKVVIADEPTGNLDIDTALDIMSIFKRINERGTTIVMATHNADIVNTIRHRVIAIEGGKIVRDEIEGGYGYEE; encoded by the coding sequence ATGATAAAAATGACGAATGTTTATAAGGAGTATCCAAATGGTATGAAAGCCATCGATGGACTCACAGTTAACATTAAGCAAGGTGAATTTGTATACGTAGTTGGACCGAGTGGAGCCGGGAAATCTACATTTATTAAGATGATGTATCGTGAAGAAAAACCAACGACAGGATCTATCAATGTGAATGGACTTGTAATTGAAACGTTAGCAGAGCGAGATGTACCATATTTTCGTCGTCAGCTAGGCGTAATCTTCCAGGACTTTAAATTGCTACCTAAATTAACAGTATATGAGAATGTAGCGTTTGCTTTAGAAGTAATTGAAGAAGAACCTGATGCTATTCGCGAGCGTGTTACTGAAGTGTTAGGTCTTGTAGGTCTTGATGATCGTGCAGATGCACTTCCAAATGAGCTTTCTGGTGGAGAACAACAGCGTGTGGCGATTGCAAGAGCAATTGTAAACAAGCCAAAAGTTGTAATTGCCGATGAGCCAACAGGAAACTTAGATATTGATACAGCGCTTGATATTATGAGTATCTTTAAACGTATTAATGAGCGCGGTACAACAATTGTTATGGCAACGCATAACGCAGATATTGTAAATACAATCCGTCATCGTGTAATTGCGATTGAAGGCGGAAAAATTGTTCGAGATGAGATTGAGGGAGGATACGGATATGAAGAATAA